The Chryseobacterium glaciei DNA window TTTAATAGGTGTAAAATGATGAAAAAAAACTGATATATTTGTTTTTTAACAATTAGAAAAAGATGGAAAACGTATTTGACGCAAAAGACGCTCAGAATTACATTGATAGAATAAATAAATTGATTGAAGATACTCACGGTTTGTGGGGGAAAATGACTGTTGATCAGATGTTGGCTCACTGTTGTATAACCTACGAAATGGTATACGAACCTGAAAAACACAAAAAACCGGGATCAATTGCAAAATTTATTTTAAAAAGATTTGTAAAGCCTAAAGTGGTGGGTGAAAAAGCATATCCAAGAGATTCTCCTACTTCTCCACAGTTTTTGGTTACAGGAAGAAAGAATTTTAATGATGAAAAGAAAAGACTGATAGGCTATATCCAAAAAACACAGCAATTGGGAGCTTCAGCTTTCGATGGTAAAGAATCTTTCTCTTTCGGAAAATTAAATTCTAACGAATGGAATAATATGTTTGCAAAACATTTGAATCACCATTTGTCGCAATTCGGAGTTTAACACAAATTAAATACACACACATGAAAAAACTTTTATTACTCCTCATTCTCGTTTCCAATTTTGCATTCTCCCAAATGCCGAATATTTCTAACGTTTGGTTAAACGACAGTAAACCTTACACAGGAACAATTGGAAGCGATAAGCAAGAAATTAAACTAAAAATCAATACTTCTGAACAAAACAAGAAAAATGATCAGCAATATCTTGTTTCAGGATATTCTCTTGTTGATAAAAACTACACGAAGTTTGAAGGTAATTTAACGATCACCAAATACAAAGACGGCAAGAAAAAAAGTACCATCTATGGTGAATATGAACTTGTTGAAGAAAAGAAAGGAAAACATTCCGGGGTTTTCAAAGGTAAGTTCATTTATACTTTCAATTGGAATAAAGCTACTGAAAAGATAGAAGCTCAATACATCGATTTCATTGGTGATTGGAAGAGCTATGACGGGACATTAGATTTTAAGACACGTTTAAAAAATCAGTAATCATGTTCAGAAGAATTTTAGCCGTTCTAGGAGGGCTTTTCTTTGGCGTTGTAACCATCACGATTGTTGAGAAACTAGGTCATTATTTCTTTCCACGACCTGTGGGAATGAACGAAAACGACATGGAAGCTCTGAAACAATATGTAGAAACAGCACCAATCATGGCATTGCTTTTTGTTATTCTTGGTTATGCTATGGGAGCTTTGATTGCCGGGTTTTCCGCTACAAAAATTGCTGGTGACAGCAAAAAAATATACGCAATTATTTGTGGAGTTATTTTCTTACTTCAAGGAATTTATATGATGTACATTCTACCAACTCCGATCTGGTTTTGGGTTCTTGGTATTGCGGTTTGGGGACTGGTTTTAGTAGGACATACATTGGCTTTAAATAAAAGAAACAATAAAAGAAACAATAAAATCTAAATATGAAATTAGGAGCATTTTCGATAAGTTTAAGTGTAAAAGATCTTCAAAAATCCAAAGATTTTTATGAAAAATTAGGCTTTAGCACTATGGCGGGAAGTACGGAGCAAAATTATCTCATTATGAAAAATGAGGAACATCTGATTGGTCTTTTTCAGGCGATGTTTGATGGAAATATGCTTACTTTCAATCCGGGGTGGGATCAAAATGCTCAGAATTTGGAAGCTTTTAATGATGTTCGTGAAATTCAGAAACATTTAAAAGAAAACGGAGTTCAGCTTGAAAAAGAAGCAGACGAAACAACCTCCGGCCCTGAACATATTTTTCTGAAAGATCCCGACGGAAATATGATTTTAATTGATCAGCACAGATAAATATAAAAAACAAATGATATGAAAATTTTAAAAAGAATTGCTATAGTTTTAGCTTCAATCCTGATTTTTTGGATGATTCTCGCAGCGTTTATTTCGGGTGACTGTAATTACGAAAAATCAATTTCCATCAATGCTCCCGTTG harbors:
- a CDS encoding DUF1569 domain-containing protein — translated: MENVFDAKDAQNYIDRINKLIEDTHGLWGKMTVDQMLAHCCITYEMVYEPEKHKKPGSIAKFILKRFVKPKVVGEKAYPRDSPTSPQFLVTGRKNFNDEKKRLIGYIQKTQQLGASAFDGKESFSFGKLNSNEWNNMFAKHLNHHLSQFGV
- a CDS encoding VOC family protein, whose translation is MKLGAFSISLSVKDLQKSKDFYEKLGFSTMAGSTEQNYLIMKNEEHLIGLFQAMFDGNMLTFNPGWDQNAQNLEAFNDVREIQKHLKENGVQLEKEADETTSGPEHIFLKDPDGNMILIDQHR